The sequence GACTGCAATAAAAATCGAAAGATTAATCCACAGTTCGACAAGTTTTTTGGGGATAACTCTTATTATCCACAATCTTGACATACTGGGACATGTTAATGTATAATATCTTTTAGCGTAATTAAGGGGGTGGAAACGAATATGAAAAGAACATACCAACCCAAAGTTAGAAGACGTAAATCAAACCACGGGTTCCTACACAGAATGAGTACAAAAGCTGGACGTAATATTTTAAAGCGCCGTCGTCAGAAGGCAAGAAAAAGGTTAAGTGCATAAGGCTGCTTTTAGTAGCCTTTTTGTGCATTAATTTATCGGAGCTGAAAATAATGTATAATGGTTTTTTACCACTTAGAAAAAATGCTGATTTTAGAAACATCTATAATAAAGGAAAATCTCTATCTACTAAAAATATTGTTATCTATTATAGTAAAAGTGATAGTACAGGTAGGGTTGGCTTTGTAGTAAGTAAAAAGATAGGTAAAGCCATTGTTAGAAATAGATTCAAGAGGATGATAAGAGAAGCATTTAGAACTACTAACATTCCATTAGAGCCTAATCTCGACATTATTATTTTGGCAAGACCTAGGATTTTAGATGCTGACTATTTCTCTATTAGAAAAGACTTAGTTTATCTATGTAAAAAGATTAAAAAACAAGTTTTGTTGAGTGAAGAGAACAATGGTTAAGGTAATGTTAATTTTACTAAACTTCTATCAAAAGAGCATTTCCCCAATAAAGGGTCCAACCTGTAGGTTTTACCCAACTTGTTCTGAATACTCTAAACAAGCCTTTTTAAAGTATGGATTTATTAAAGGATTTATGTTAACTGTAAAAAGGGTATCAAGGTGTCACCCTTTTAATGAGGGTGGCTATGATCCTTTACAGTAGTTAAAGGGGGATAAAGATGAATTTTATAGGTCAAATATTATTTAACTTACTTTCTTTCTTTTATGACATTACTAATAGCTATGGTATAGCTATAGTTTTGCTTACTTTGGTTTTTAGGTTTGTAACTTTTCCACTGAACTTAAAACAAATCAAATCTACCAAGGCAATGAATGCCCTAGTTCCAGAAAGAAAAAAATTAGAAGAAAAGTATAAAAATGATAAGCAAAAGCTAAACGAAGAAATGATGCAGCTTTATCAAAAACATAAAATTAATCCTTTAGCAGGCTGTTTACCAATGCTAATTCAATTTCCTGTGTTTATTGCAATGTTTAACGTAGTTAAAAACTTTCCAAAAGAGATGAGTGATGTGGCAGGGTTTTCTTCAGTTTTCCTAGGGATTGACTTAGCTAGCATAGGCAGGCAACTTGGTGTAATAGGATTTATTTTACCAGCTTTAGCTGGGATAACTACCTATTTACAAACTAAACAAAGCATGGCAGACAACCCTCAGGCAGCCCAAGGTGGTATGGGAGCTATGACTTCTATAATGCCTGTAATGATAACTTATTTTAGTTACATACAGCCCGCTGGTCTTGCACTTTACTGGTTATTAGGTAATATTTTCTCAATAGGTCAACATCACCTATTAAGCAAACATGTTGTAAAACTACCTGAAAAACAAGGGGAGGCGTAATAATGAGAGTTGTTGAAATATCTGCTAAAACAATTGATGAGGCATTAGCTGAGGGATTACAACAACTTGCTCTTGCAAAAGATGAAGTAGAATATGAAGTAATTGAATATCCAACTAAAGGCATCCTAGGAATAATGGCTAAGCCAGCTAAACTTCGTATAGTGGAAAAGTTTCTACCAAAAAAAGAGATAGAGAAATTTCTGAAAAACACTCTAGAATCTTTTAATGTAAATTACGAATTAGAGCTTATTGAGTACTCTGACTACATCAAAGCAAACATTAGTGGAGACGATTTAGCTATTTTAATTGGGAAACATGGAAAAACAATTGATGCACTGCAATATCTTCTTTCCTTGACAATCAACAAAAAGACTGAAGAATATGTAAAAGTGCTTCTAGACGTAAATGGTTATAGATTAAAAAGAGAACAGACCCTAGAAAATTTAGCTATTAGGCAAGGTCAAAGGGCTAAGGCCATAGGGAAAAAAATTATTCTAGAGCCAATGAATGCCCTTGAAAGAAGAATTATTCATAGTGTACTAAATGACGATGCTGGACTAGAAACATATAGTGAAGGTGAAGAACCTCACCGTAGAGTTGTAATAGAGCCCCTAAAATAAAATAGATAACCAGTTGGCGGTTTACGTTAGCTGGTTATTTTTGTTTTAGCATAGGAGTGCTTTTTTAAAAATTATTATTATGGTATTATGTAATAAATTTGATTTAATTGCTAAAATTATTGTATAAGGTTGTTTTTAAAAAATAGAGGTGAATTCAATGATAGACGACACTATAGTAGCTGTAGCAACAGCTGTAGGAAAAAGTGGTGTAGGTATAGTTAGAGTCAGTGGTAAAAGTGCCATCCATATTGTCAATAAAGTTTTTAGATCATCAAGTGGTAAAAGTTTACTGGACTTAAGAAGCAACACAATTAACTACGGATTTGTTGAAAGAGAAAATAAGATTATTGACGAAGTACTGGTTTCTTTATTTAGAGGACCTAAATCTTATACTGGTGAAGATGTTGTAGAGATAAACTGTCATGGTGGCCCAATTCCAATTAAACTAACAATGGAACTATTGCTAACCTTTGATTGTAGATTAGCTGAGCCTGGTGAATTTACAAGAAGAGCTTTTCTAAATGGTAGAATTGATTTATCCCAAGCAGAGGGGATAATGGATATAATATCAGCTAAAACTGATTTAAGCCTAGATGCTGCCACTAAGCAAGTTTTAGGTAAACTCTCTAGTATGATTAATGAACTAAATGAAAGTATTATAAGCTCACTTGCATTGATAGAGGCAACAATAGATTATCCTGATGAAGTATTCGAGAGTATTGATGTTGATACCATTTCTAATAGCCTTAATGATGTAATAAATGAGTTGAATAATTTATTATTAACAGCAAAGACAGGTAAAATATTGAGGGATGGAATAAAAACTACCATAGTCGGTAAACCGAATGTGGGGAAATCATCCCTTTTAAACTCCCTATTAGAGCAGCAAAGGGCTATTGTAACTGATATACCAGGTACTACACGGGATATACTAGAAGAACAGATAAGTATAAATGGTGTTCCCCTTGTACTTGTTGATACTGCAGGAATAAGAGAAACCGATGATGTTGTAGAAAGAATAGGGGTAGAAAGAAGTAAAAGTGCAATAAATGAAAGTAACTTGGTTCTGTTTGTATTAGATGGATCAAAAGAGTGGGAAGAGTATGATCAGAAAATATT comes from Alkalicella caledoniensis and encodes:
- the rpmH gene encoding 50S ribosomal protein L34; translation: MKRTYQPKVRRRKSNHGFLHRMSTKAGRNILKRRRQKARKRLSA
- the rnpA gene encoding ribonuclease P protein component; this translates as MYNGFLPLRKNADFRNIYNKGKSLSTKNIVIYYSKSDSTGRVGFVVSKKIGKAIVRNRFKRMIREAFRTTNIPLEPNLDIIILARPRILDADYFSIRKDLVYLCKKIKKQVLLSEENNG
- the yidD gene encoding membrane protein insertion efficiency factor YidD; protein product: MVKVMLILLNFYQKSISPIKGPTCRFYPTCSEYSKQAFLKYGFIKGFMLTVKRVSRCHPFNEGGYDPLQ
- a CDS encoding YidC/Oxa1 family membrane protein insertase, producing the protein MNFIGQILFNLLSFFYDITNSYGIAIVLLTLVFRFVTFPLNLKQIKSTKAMNALVPERKKLEEKYKNDKQKLNEEMMQLYQKHKINPLAGCLPMLIQFPVFIAMFNVVKNFPKEMSDVAGFSSVFLGIDLASIGRQLGVIGFILPALAGITTYLQTKQSMADNPQAAQGGMGAMTSIMPVMITYFSYIQPAGLALYWLLGNIFSIGQHHLLSKHVVKLPEKQGEA
- the jag gene encoding RNA-binding cell elongation regulator Jag/EloR, whose product is MRVVEISAKTIDEALAEGLQQLALAKDEVEYEVIEYPTKGILGIMAKPAKLRIVEKFLPKKEIEKFLKNTLESFNVNYELELIEYSDYIKANISGDDLAILIGKHGKTIDALQYLLSLTINKKTEEYVKVLLDVNGYRLKREQTLENLAIRQGQRAKAIGKKIILEPMNALERRIIHSVLNDDAGLETYSEGEEPHRRVVIEPLK
- the mnmE gene encoding tRNA uridine-5-carboxymethylaminomethyl(34) synthesis GTPase MnmE, whose translation is MIDDTIVAVATAVGKSGVGIVRVSGKSAIHIVNKVFRSSSGKSLLDLRSNTINYGFVERENKIIDEVLVSLFRGPKSYTGEDVVEINCHGGPIPIKLTMELLLTFDCRLAEPGEFTRRAFLNGRIDLSQAEGIMDIISAKTDLSLDAATKQVLGKLSSMINELNESIISSLALIEATIDYPDEVFESIDVDTISNSLNDVINELNNLLLTAKTGKILRDGIKTTIVGKPNVGKSSLLNSLLEQQRAIVTDIPGTTRDILEEQISINGVPLVLVDTAGIRETDDVVERIGVERSKSAINESNLVLFVLDGSKEWEEYDQKILELIKGKKVIILINKLDLPQMMDINIIANKTGVENIINVSIEKNINLEELKNEIFSMYEISDIEDQTMNTMITNLRHEKAIKDAVKNLMEAIENIEAGMPLDIVAIDIKDAWENLGKVSGSSLNKNIVDEIFSRFCLGK